A single region of the Populus nigra chromosome 2, ddPopNigr1.1, whole genome shotgun sequence genome encodes:
- the LOC133682065 gene encoding wee1-like protein kinase isoform X1: MMKRKTLTKRSYTKKNRRASSTTAKMKKGTLITHSQQVQHHQIQSSSATSAAAAAAAASSRFQNVLDSDLIDPQLLAEDVDEKDFILSQDFFCTPDYITPDNQNLLYSFDCNKENIPCPKSPEKVNTVISKKLRQVHPLSPTLSDQQPIVDIGKDNISAEEMLIVKPSTLETKKPQNYVSQSAVFLRCQVMPPPCIKNPYLTDASEVGIDPFGNQRSKCAEGKTFLQRNSCYLMLQSTGFFAAFAGGDGLSRYHTDFHEIQQIGTGNFSCVFKVLKRIDGCLYAVKHSTRQLHQDAERRKALMEVQALAALGYHENIVGYYSSWFENEQLYIQMELCDGSLSINRSSESITEGEALQVLLQIAKALKFIHERGIAHLDVKPDNIYFKNGVYKLGDFGCATLLDQSLPVEEGDARYMPQEILNENYNYLDKVDIFSLGAAIYELIRGSILPQSGTHLFNLREGKLPLLPGHSLQLQNLLKAGWVGYSPNLAKLSSCLQTFMEMGPNCLEGGILKEKKWYLMTMFSFTVLFKYVVQNGSLTIYLLLYLISLVRIVPV; encoded by the exons atgatgaaGAGGAAAACCCTTACAAAGAGAAGCTATACGAAGAAAAACAGGAGGGCGAGCAGCACCACCGCCAAAATGAAGAAGGGCACATTAATAACCCACTCGCAACAGGTTCAGCACCACCAAATCCAATCATCTTCTGCCAcctcagcagcagcagcagcagcagcagcgtcATCTCGCTTCCAGAACGTTCTGGACTCCGACCTCATCGATCCTCAGCTGCTTGCTGAGGATGTTGATGAAAAAGATTTCATCCTCAGTCAAGATTTCTTTTG CACTCCAGATTATATCACACCAGACAATCAGAACTTGCTCTACAGTTTTGATTGCAACAAG GAAAACATTCCATGCCCCAAATCACCGGAGAAAGTAAACACTGTCATATCAAAAAAGCTTCGACAGG TTCATCCTCTCAGTCCTACTTTGTCTGACCAGCAACCAATCGTGGATATCGGGAAAGATAACATCAGTGCAGAAGAAATGTTAATTGTGAAACCATCAACTCTGGAAACCAAAAAGCCTCAAAATTATGTATCACAATCTGCTGTTTTTTTACGCTGTCAGGTTATGCCCCCTCCTTGCATCAAGAACCCGTATTTAACAGATGCTTCAGAAGTGGGTATAGATCCATTTGGCAATCAAAGATCAAAATGCGCAG aaGGCAAAACTTTTCTCCAGAGAAATTCTTGTTACTTAATGCTGCAATCAACAGGATTTTTTGCAGCATTTGCCGGCGGTGATGGCCTGTCACGCTATCACACAGATTTTCATGAAATCCAG CAAATTGGAACTGGGAACTTCAGTTGTGTTTTCAAAGTTCTGAAAAGAATCGATGGTTGCTTGTATGCTGTGAAACATAGCACAAGGCAGTTGCATCAAGATGCAGAAAG GAGGAAAGCATTAATGGAGGTTCAAGCTCTAGCAGCTTTAG GATATCATGAGAACATTGTTGGATACTACTCgtcttggtttgaaaatgagCAACTCTACATTCAGATGGAACTCTGTGATGGCAGCTTATCCATTAATAGATCTTCTGAATCCATAACAGAGGGAGAAGCACTGCAAGTCTTACTTCAG ATTGCGAAGGCATTAAAGTTTATTCATGAGAGAGGAATAGCTCACCTAGATGTGAAACCTGacaatatttatttcaagaatGGAGTTTATAAGCTCGGTGATTTTGGATGTGCAACACTTCTTGACCAGAGTCTACCAGTTGAAGAGGGTGATGCACGCTATATGCCTCAAGAAATCCTGaatgagaattacaattatctTGACAAAGTTGACATCTTTTCCTTGGGAGCAGCTATTTATGAGCTTATTAGGGGGTCAATTTTGCCACAATCAGGAACCCATTTGTTTAACCTCAGGGAGGGCAAACTGCCTCTCCTTCCTGGTCATTCATTGCAACTTCAGAACTTGCTAAAG gCAGGTTGGGTGGGGTATTCACCGAATCTGGCCAAATTGTCATCGTGCTTGCAGACTTTTATGGAAATGGGTCCAAACTGTCTTGAAGGCGgcatcttaaaagaaaaaaaatggtatttAATGACCATGTTCTCTTTTACAGTTTTGTTCAAGTACGTAGTTCAGAATGGTTCACTTACAATTTACTTGCTGCTGTATCTTATTTCATTGGTTAGAATTGTCCCTGTGTAG